A region from the Fusarium musae strain F31 chromosome 1, whole genome shotgun sequence genome encodes:
- a CDS encoding hypothetical protein (EggNog:ENOG41), with protein sequence MSTPYWGQLPGPKVATGHTRRRSESDDYAYNADRRSSLDAAPVRRSNRGSLQTQVTEAPTESTFSPYDSPTTSNFAPQGLAPRPPSYRRDVPAAGASRPPQQSRLQEEYDDDEPLSPPPPAPEVPRGPPVSYRHPYGNGGLPYTYTASDTAAPHDPNPQVGDMEDDQYQRSSERTGGQRPDQGQEDFSRRGSGASAFDPLSRRQTTGGSSDRRKAFANDRSPLQRLELTLDSMTKEEKRARVEAAERRARERQALKAGKQPAGQQVRSHERKPSITHGERRPSGSTAFFSGAQPSAQRDVPRDVSRDVSREYPRDTQRDAPRDVPRDAYRDIPQNTQNDAPTDVYQELPPQVTVKRGGSHRRRVSVAHPQEAEKYYASGAMMEPDDMEPMPRRMDPQSAIPRHVEPSSGIPQRNLSFRERAARDNVQLPEQTTTREPAQPVPQSGGFSLTRSGSNKLKKPPPVDYQYAPRRVVSERRPAPMASAMKPQQQQFDDDDYYYDDQDDLLPIRQNTQQNTQQNTRQITQELNDRFTREKELPPDPPVTADARRPSVDFVPGRQQIPMPGDNQGIRRRVTEPVPRVQYADEDEFIPPPPTRGKSIGTRLLGRKEADDGSHAQNQAAVRRKAERADSFSSASSDSHHISNMVFKRPEDMVPGDGLYQPPQWLDEWKKGTVGSLSGNFLDLQDGQFPEPDTHQAWWEQDKSKGYTARPRKAEAFDGEYNEQSPTRFKPALFMKCGPLLRYCGIKREKVPSRDRTGALVEREMWRGSIMIVTQDSDSSYDIAPTLRLFVQGLELLPPPPHRVKGDLSPEYVDPIAGHPKVGRRGETLYVRPVDHIDEAKDLSRDETDAGLFEQTRSAPQQSGPDGPADLPGSFASRRKRVGIDGEKVQKYKDVRGSRLHTERGCTFWRFNIEVELREKQQRIAYRINRGPATGFWVPAQGDTMNMMFHSCNGFSMSVKPDELSGPDPMWRDVLNNHQTRPFHLMIGGGDQIYNDCVSEECSLFKEWLRMRNPVHKHTAALTPEMQDELETFYLERYCMWFSQGLFGLANSQIPMVNMWDDHDIFDGYGSYPHHDMKSPVFSGLGAIAYKYYMLFQHQSIATETETTESSWILGSEPGPYIGDVGRSLFMSVGSRVGLLAVDCRTERTEHDVVSDKTWEKIMNRLYAEVRRGQVEHLLVLLGIPIAYPRLVWLENILTSRLMDPVKALGRTGVFGKALNNIDGGVEVLDDLNDHWTAKNHKQERAVVVEDLQDLAIDKSLRVTILSGDVHLAAVGQFYSNPKLGLAKHKDPRYMPNIISSAIANTPPPDLMADVLNKRNKVHHFDKQTDEDMIPLFQQGVDGKPRNNKHLLPHRNWCAIREWQPGTTPPPTPPGSSDGRSPSPPPKPQGGGLLRRLSLSRSKSTSSDNRPDLNRDTVRGPRPPVTRGGGGGLFRSLSRRNSADGGRPPPAKLQRSMSVDQAPDAKKAGFFSFIRRPSQRRAADDGGINGTWGDEDDYDDEEYWDEPQSPRRGGAHPSGIRGGAAYDEYTEGDDSYFMSQPRRSQTVGSRAMSHSREAVGYIPPAPRPGNFYRTPTGLSTKQKKQADKYAVDLEGGLDITLNVEINPKDPTGITKPYRLLVPKLFYDYDADNEAQNVPEPESGAAHAAGAEPAEPSGFKRLLSFRSKKPKNRAPPEDDDYSEDDDDDIDVYRVR encoded by the exons ATGTCGACGCCATACTGGGGTCAGTTACCTGGGCCCAAGGTCGCTACGGGCCATACCCGTCGCAGGTCTGAGTCGGACGACTATGCCTATAATGCTGACCGTAGATCTTCGCTCGACGCTGCCCCAGTTCGCAGATCGAATCGTGGTTCTTTACAAACTCAGGTCACCGAGGCTCCTACTGAATCTACCTTTAGTCCCTATGATTCTCCAACCACTTCTAATTTTGCTCCGCAAGGTCTAGCTCCAAGACCACCTTCTTACAGACGAGACGTACCTGCTGCTGGGGCTTCTAGACCACCCCAACAGAGCCGATTGCAAGAAGAgtacgacgacgacgagccATTGTCACCTCCTCCGCCCGCTCCAGAAGTTCCTCGCGGTCCTCCTGTGAGCTATCGCCATCCATACGGTAACGGTGGTCTTCCTTACACCTACACCGCCTCAGACACAGCCGCACCTCACGATCCTAACCCACAAGTCGGCGATATGGAAGACGATCAATACCAAAGGTCCTCTGAGAGGACAGGAGGTCAGAGACCcgaccaaggccaagaagatttCTCAAGACGAGGCTCAGGCGCCAGCGCATTCGATCCATTGTCGAGGAGACAAACAACAGGCGGGTCCTCAGACCGTCGCAAAGCGTTCGCAAACGACCGATCACCCCTCCAAAGGCTTGAGCTGACGCTCGACAGCATGACCAAGGAGGAAAAACGCGCCCGAGTTGAAGCCGCTGAACGACGCGCAAGAGAACGACAGGCACTGAAAGCTGGAAAGCAGCCTGCAGGCCAGCAAGTGCGGTCTCATGAGCGGAAACCCTCCATCACCCATGGTGAGAGACGTCCCTCGGGCAGTACAGCTTTCTTTTCAGGTGCGCAACCTTCGGCGCAAAGAGATGTGCCCCGAGACGTTTCCCGGGACGTATCACGAGAATACCCCAGAGATACCCAGAGAGACGCACCTCGCGACGTTCCACGAGACGCCTACAGAGATATCCCACAGAACACGCAAAACGATGCGCCAACAGATGTTTACCAAGAACTTCCCCCGCAAGTTACGGTGAAGAGAGGAGGCTCACATCGTCGCCGCGTGTCAGTGGCGCATCCCCAAGAAGCAGAGAAGTACTACGCCTCAGGCGCAATGATGGAACCAGACGACATGGAGCCTATGCCTCGGCGCATGGATCCTCAATCCGCCATTCCCAGGCATGTCGAGCCATCTTCTGGCATCCCTCAGCGCAACTTGAGCTTCCGTGAGAGAGCGGCTCGAGATAATGTACAGCTTCCTGAACAGACCACGACGAGAGAGCCAGCTCAGCCAGTTCCCCAGAGTGGGGGATTCTCCTTGACGAGAAGTGGCAGCAACAAGCTTAAGAAGCCTCCGCCAGTCGACTACCAGTATGCTCCTCGCCGTGTGGTATCAGAGAGGCGCCCTGCACCTATGGCTTCGGCGATGAAaccccagcaacaacagtttgatgatgatgactaCTACTATGATGATCAAGATGACCTACTTCCTATTCGACAGAATACCCAACAGAACACCCAACAAAACACCCGGCAGATCACCCAAGAACTTAATGATCGCTTTACTCGCGAGAAAGAGCTACCCCCTGACCCTCCAGTAACAGCCGATGCACGAAGACCATCGGTCGACTTTGTTCCTGGGCGTCAACAAATACCCATGCCTGGTGATAACCAGGGTATCAGGAGGCGTGTCACTGAGCCGGTTCCTCGGGTTCAGtatgctgatgaggatgaattCATTCCTCCTCCCCCTACCCGTGGTAAATCCATTGGCACTAGACTCCTTGGTAGGAAGGAAGCCGATGATGGATCTCATGCTCAGAACCAGGCCGCTGTTCGCAGAAAGGCTGAGAGAGCAGATAGCTTTTCTTCTGCTAGTTCTGACTCTCATCATATCTCGAACATGGTCTTCAAGCGCCCGGAGGACATGGTTCCTGGTGATGGCCTATATCAGCCACCTCAATGGCTTGACGAGTGGAAGAAGGGTACCGTTGGTAGCCTGTCTGGAAACTTCTTGGATCTCCAAGATGGCCAGTTCCCTGAGCCAGACACACACCAGGCTTGGTGGGAGCAAGATAAGAGCAAGGGCTACACGGCACGGCCACGAAAAGCTGAGGCCTTTGATGGTGAATACAATGAGCAGT CCCCTACTCGGTTTAAGCCTGCACTCTTCATGAAGTGTGGCCCGCTGTTGAGATACTGCGGAATTAAGCGCGAGAAGGTCCCCAGCAGAGATAGAACTGGTGCTCTAGTCGAACGAGAGATGTGGCGCGGCAGCATCATGATCGTCACTCAAGATTCTGACTCTTCATATGATATTGCACCCACACTTCGCCTTTTCGTCCAAGGCCTTGAGTTGCTGCCCCCCCCTCCTCATCGTGTCAAGGGCGACTTGTCGCCCGAGTACGTTGATCCTATCGCGGGCCACCCCAAGGTGGGACGTAGAGGAGAAACCCTTTATGTGCGCCCTGTGGATCATATAGATGAGGCCAAGGATCTCTCGCGTGACGAGACTGATGCTGGACTGTTCGAGCAGACTCGCAGCGCTCCTCAACAATCAGGCCCTGACGGCCCAGCTGATCTGCCTGGATCCTTTGCCAGCCGTCGAAAGCGCGTTGGCATCGATGGCGAGAAGGTCCAGAAGTACAAGGATGTGAGAGGCTCCAGGCTTCACACTGAGCGTGGATGCACTTTCTGGCGCTTCAACATCGAAGTTGAGCTACgagagaagcagcagcgCATTGCGTATCGCATCAACCGCGGACCGGCCACAGGCTTCTGGGTCCCTGCTCAAGGCGACACCATGAACATGATGTTCCACAGTTGTAACGGCTTCAGCATGAGCGTCAAGCCTGATGAGCTTAGTGGTCCTGATCCCATGTGGCGCGATGTGTTGAACAACCACCAAACACGACCTTTCCATCTCAtgattggtggtggtgaccaGATCTACAATGACTGCGTGTCAGAAGAATGCAGCCTCTTTAAGGAGTGGCTTAGGATGCGCAATCCTGTCCACAAGCATACTGCTGCTCTCACTCCTGAGATGCAGGATGAGCTGGAGACCTTCTACCTAGAGAGGTACTGTATGTGGTTCTCTCAAGGTCTATTCGGCCTTGCAAATTCACAGATTCCCATGGTCAATATGTGGGATGATCACGACATCTTCGACGGATATGGATcatatcctcatcatgaCATGAAGTCGCCCGTCTTCAGTGGCCTTGGTGCAATTGCGTACAAGTACTATATGCTGTTCCAGCACCAGTCCATTGCCACTGAGACAGAGACCACCGAGTCAAGCTGGATTCTTGGCTCAGAGCCTGGTCCGTACATCGGCGATGTTGGCCGTAGTCTGTTCATGTCTGTGGGTTCAAGGGTCGGACTTCTTGCAGTCGACTGCCGTACTGAGAGGACAGAGCATGACGTTGTTTCTGACAAGACATGGGAGAAGATCATGAACCGACTCTACGCAGAGGTCCGCCGTGGACAGGTCGAGCATTTGTTAGTGCTCCTCGGTATTCCTATCGCGTACCCCAGATTGGTCTGGTTGGAGAATAT CTTAACATCCAGACTGATGGATCCTGTCAAGGCACTCGGCAGGACCGGTGTCTTTGGCAAGGCTCTAAACAATAtcgatggtggtgttgaggtcttGGATGATCTCAACGACCACTGGACTGCCAAGAACCACAAACAGGAGCGAGCCGTTGTGGTTGAAGACTTACAGGATCTGGCCATTGACAAGTCTTTACGAGTCACTATCCTCAGCGGTGACGTCCATCTTGCGGCTGTTGGGCAGTTCTACTCCAACCCCAAGTTGGGACTCGCCAAACACAAGGACCCGCGATATATgcccaacatcatctcatcagccatTGCCAACACACCACCTCCTGATCTGATGGCTGATGTGCTGAACAAGAGGAACAAGGTGCACCACTTCGACAAGCAGACTGACGAGGACATGATTCCTCTATTCCAGCAAGGAGTTGATGGCAAGCCACGAAACAACAagcatcttcttccccaCCGAAATTGGTGTGCGATTCGCGAGTGGCAGCCTGGAACCACACCTCCACCAACCCCCCCTGGTTCTTCTGATGGtagaagcccaagcccaccTCCTAAGCCTCAAGGCGGTGGCCTTCTCCGAAGGTTGTCACTTTCTAGAAGCAAGTCGACATCTTCAGACAATCGCCCTGATCTAAACAGAGACACTGTTCGTGGTCCTCGACCCCCTGTCACcagaggtggaggtggcggTCTATTCCGCAGTTTGTCGCGACGAAATTCGGCAGATGGAGGTCGGCCTCCTCCAGCCAAGCTTCAGCGATCTATGTCTGTTGACCAGGCTCctgatgccaagaaggctggattcttcagcttcattcgACGACCTAGTCAGCGTCGTGCTGCAGATGATGGTGGCATCAACGGTACCTGGGGAGACGAAGATGattatgatgatgaggagtacTGGGATGAGCCCCAGTCTCCTCGACGAGGAGGTGCTCATCCTTCGGGTATTCGAGGCGGAGCTGCCTACGACGAATACACTGAGGGCGACGACTCCTACTTTATGTCACAACCTCGTAGATCTCAAACTGTGGGATCGCGAGCCATGTCACACTCGCGTGAGGCTGTGGGCTACATCCCCCCTGCGCCTCGACCTGGAAACTTTTACAGGACACCCACAGGTCTTTCAaccaagcagaagaagcaggcGGACAAGTATGCCGTTGATCTAGAGGGCGGACTCGATATCACCCTGAACGTCGAGATCAATCCCAAGGACCCCACGGGAATCACCAAGCCTTACAGACTGCTTGTGCCGAAGCTGTTCTATGACTACGACGCCGATAACGAGGCACAAAACGTGCCAGAACCGGAGTCGGGTGCAGCTCATGCTGCAGGTGCTGAGCCTGCGGAGCCGAGTGGGTTTAAGAGACTGCTCAGCTTCCGcagcaagaagcccaagaaccGAGCTCCTCCCGAGGATGACGATTATagtgaagacgacgatgacgacatTGATGTTTACCGTGTGAGATAG
- a CDS encoding hypothetical protein (EggNog:ENOG41) — translation MYDGQSLGSSSDSVDRLFRETDEAFKALGSALRETQRQRFRRIEADEMLTPDRIEALRKKREAAQQLDDERATTRERYSIDSVRSAASDNSETDIEPFHLDELASRIRARQAVENSAVSVVVTPPAADPTPDLDLVSRDVSKRASGEEEDDESVGSSKDKSDASPETSPQLPAKNPARLGAEASQKLPSIPEVMGAATAKDEASIEPLASPPATEASNMRMEENDEFFYLKSTPYTLTSPSFRHGPITLAKAEVGKGAKIMDDTLDWTAFQMAILGGAGDFLQDMSSEEDTKQVEEITSWFDTFGFETYGVLIPGDVPEPEPEPVAVSVSEHTPSMRSSAHSTLSSTPSTIDTEVDLPIPVGAEFPSGFWNAPAPGQTLNKAKFYNSTGLKRWVGEGRPKRPSSHSSEDSLPPSPMMPLVVHMGAGEADIPDTVPMGYNLDHDLSDFLKWEAENVFFKPETFSSNTNHKEITMLRRPATTLHITSEDVASYEDRRAREALVAAQQARRAAAVAAAQQSQADMEGVHQALQERERDDDVRRVREERIGVSRRR, via the exons ATGTACGACGGTCAAAGCCTTGGCTCGTCATCAGACAGCGTTGACCGTCTGTTTCGTGAGACTGATGAGGCATTCAAAGCTCTTGGATCTGCACTTAGAGAAACCCAAC GCCAGCGTTTCAGACGCAtcgaagctgatgagatgttAACACCGGATCGCATCGAAGCACTGCGCAAGAAACGAGAGGCTGCACAACAATTGGACGACGAGCGCGCTACCACTAGAGAACGATATTCTATCGACTCCGTTCGCAGCGCAGCATCAGATAACTCCGAGACAGATATTGAGCCATTCCATCTTGACGAATTAGCATCTCGAATTAGAGCAAGACAGGCTGTGGAGAATTCGGCAGTTTCGGTCGTAGTAACGCCTCCTGCCGCAGACCCGACTCCTGATCTGGATCTTGTTTCCCGAGACGTTTCGAAACGGGCCTCaggggaagaggaggatgatgagtcAGTTGGTAGTAGCAAAGATAAAAGTGACGCATCGCCAGAGACCTCACCCCAACTGCCGGCCAAGAATCCTGCACGTCTCGGTGCAGAGGCTTCACAAAAGCTACCATCGATACCCGAAGTAATGGGGGCTGCGACAGCGAAAGACGAGGCAAGCATCGAGCCTCTGGCTAGTCCACCAGCCACTGAAGCCAGCAATATGAGGATGGAAGAGAACGATGAGTTCTTTTACCTCAAGAGTACGCCGTATACTCTCACAAGCCCATCTTTCCGCCATGGACCTATCACCCTAGCCAAAGCCGAGGTTGGCAAAGGAGCCAAGATCATGGACGATACATTAGACTGGACAGCGTTCCAGATGGCGATTTTGGGAGGAGCCGGGGATTTCCTCCAAGACATGTCGAGCGAGGAGGACACAAAGCAGGTGGAGGAAATCACGTCGTGGTTCGATACGTTTGGCTTTGAGACATACGGGGTGCTGATACCTGGAGACGTGCCTGagccagaaccagaacccGTGGCTGTTTCTGTGTCAGAGCACACGCCGTCAATGAGGTCTTCGGCTCACAGCACTCTCTCGTCGACGCCTTCAACCATCGACACAGAAGTTGACCTGCCGATCCCGGTGGGTGCAGAATTCCCCTCTGGGTTCTGGAACGCCCCGGCGCCCGGCCAGACTCTCAACAAAGCTAAGTTCTATAACAGCACAGGGCTAAAACGATGGGTTGGCGAAGGACGACCGAAACGCCCTTCGTCACACAGCTCGGAAGACAGCCTACCACCGAGTCCAATGATGCCTCTCGTGGTTCATATGGGCGCTGGCGAAGCCGATATTCCGGATACGGTACCGATGGGTTATAACCTAGACCATGACCTTTCTGATTTTCTGAAGTGGGAAGCGGAAAATGT CTTCTTTAAGCCAGAAACATTCTCTTCCAACACCAACCACAAAGAAATCACAATGCTCAGACGACCTGCAACAACTCTACACATCACTTCAGAGGACGTCGCTTCCTACGAGGACCGTCGTGCCCGTGAAGCCCTCGTTGCGGCACAACAAGCGCGAagagctgctgctgtggcGGCTGCTCAGCAGAGTCAGGCTGATATGGAGGGCGTCCATCAGGCGCTgcaggagagggagagggatgatgatgtcagGAGGGTCAGGGAGGAGAGGATCGGTGtttcgaggaggagatga
- a CDS encoding hypothetical protein (EggNog:ENOG41) produces the protein MTDDMQPKDAKPHHLVFVADPQIIDPHSYPGRPWPINPLTVLITDNYLRRGYRAMQRRLHPDSLFFLGDLFDGGREWKTREGKFVDPKWGRGRSKEEKKLVQTWHDKYGEDFWLHEYERFGDIFFEHFNDGGEAPGAWQRGRKLVTSLPGNHDLGFGAQVQVSVRDRFSAFFGDVNRVDVVGNHTIVSVDSVSLSADTSEWKNQHDLQPIYGPVNEFLDGVKTLKRKAVEEELRHYYDLQGGLRYPHHVEELERSKPTWGNSPEAEKADGPDFPTILLTHVPLYRAPGTPCGPQREHWPPAKPPKGQKEPVFPDHRNALSVVGGYQYQNVLNEDDSVKLVKKVGNIKHVFSGDDHDYCEVVHSDAKENVREITVKSMSMAMGVPTPGFLMASMYNPVDAQGKPLPGAPEQTIQTHLCLLPNQIHTYMEYIVFIVATLVLLVVRAALVPALSLAPFALEPEKSSPSAVLPMYKDKMDPPEASSYRNTTSSGTSAHHLPSRLSAAAPRNGRSTSPSQTSGRWQARRGGRSDKRWGWGSAGGPRIHLDDNLFSSSVQDQRIGGKKALSVIGRELWTTTWRVAWMTVSFFAYLAWRG, from the coding sequence ATGACTGACGATATGCAGCCGAAAGATGCGAAACCTCACcacctcgtcttcgtcgccgATCCCCAAATAATCGATCCTCATTCCTACCCAGGTCGCCCCTGGCCTATCAACCCTCTCACAGTCCTCATTACCGACAACTACCTACGACGCGGCTACCGAGCCATGCAGCGACGATTACACCCCGATAGCCTGTTCTTTCTCGGCGATCTTTTCGACGGCGGCCGCGAGTGGAAGACCCGTGAGGGCAAGTTCGTCGATCCTAAATGGGGGCGTGGGCGGtcaaaggaggagaagaagttggttCAGACGTGGCACGACAAGTACGGCGAGGACTTCTGGTTACACGAGTATGAGAGGTTTGGAGATATCTTCTTCGAGCACTTCAATGACGGTGGAGAAGCGCCTGGAGCTTGGCAGCGAGGACGGAAGCTGGTGACGAGTTTACCTGGGAACCACGACTTGGGTTTTGGTGCGCAGGTCCAAGTTTCTGTGCGAGATCGATTCAGCGCATTCTTTGGAGATGTGAATcgtgttgatgttgttggaaaCCACACGATTGTGTCTGTTGACTCGGTCTCTTTGAGTGCGGATACTTCAGAGTGGAAGAACCAGCATGATTTGCAGCCTATCTATGGACCTGTGAATGAGTTTTTGGATGGCGTCAAGACATTGAAGAGAAAAGCGGTTGAGGAGGAGTTACGCCATTATTACGACCTCCAAGGAGGTTTGCGATATCCTCaccatgttgaagagctggAGAGGTCCAAGCCAACATGGGGGAACAGCCCCGAAGCAGAAAAGGCCGACGGACCCGACTTTCCTACGATTCTTCTCACTCACGTCCCGCTATATCGAGCCCCTGGAACACCCTGCGGACCTCAGCGAGAACATTGGCCACCTGCCAAACCCCCAAAGGGGCAGAAAGAGCCAGTATTCCCTGATCACCGAAATGCCCTCAGCGTCGTTGGTGGATATCAATACCAGAACGTGCTCAACGAAGATGACTCAGTCAAGCTGGTTAAAAAGGTGGGCAACATCAAGCATGTATTCTCAGGCGACGATCACGACTACTGCGAGGTTGTGCACTCAGACGCGAAAGAGAATGTGCGGGAAATCACCGTCAAGAGTATGAGCATGGCCATGGGTGTTCCTACACCGGGTTTCCTCATGGCGAGTATGTACAACCCTGTTGATGCACAGGGCAAACCACTACCTGGAGCGCCAGAGCAGACGATCCAGACTCACTTGTGTCTTTTGCCGAACCAGatccatacatacatggagtatatcgtcttcatcgtcgcaacgcttgttcttctcgtcgttcGCGCTGCGCTTGTACCTGCGCTCTCACTCGCCCCTTTCGCTCTCGAACCCGAGAAGTCATCGCCTTCAGCTGTCCTGCCTATGTATAAGGACAAGATGGACCCCCCTGAGGCATCGTCATACCGCAACACCACATCTTCAGGTACTTCAGCGCATCACCTACCCTCGCGCCTATCAGCCGCAGCACCTCGGAATGGGCGAAGCACATCCCCCTCTCAGACCTCTGGTCGATGGCAGGCTCGTCGTGGAGGACGGAGCGATAAGCGCTGGGGCTGGGGGTCTGCAGGCGGACCACGAATCCATCTCGACGATAATCTCTTCAGCTCAAGCGTTCAGGATCAACGTATCGGTGGTAAGAAGGCTCTCAGTGTTATCGGTCGGGAATTATGGACGACGACATGGCGTGTTGCTTGGATGACAGTCTCTTTTTTTGCATATCTTGCATGGAGAGGATGA
- a CDS encoding hypothetical protein (EggNog:ENOG41), which translates to MLELRSFSPVRRSLDFTPFCSEMELPSNFYEYHFRRLGAEICTIVLSAFSPKEEHQAPRTSPWLRDYPEEFIRYVELVAHMDARAGKWERLLRDRGERTNLLQAIIFKALDNRVFSRLLFGASSKHDETLHNSDIALINEEASRGEPDLFWRQVDKLATEVYFLLLPVYEFTVSFDGYEPISKTKLYQLLHDVISYAGWLSVGLRMSSAIFSFNWLIPGELYALNQVSTCQQAYQASKEAAQQHDMRLQEQRPEREKMSSMARVKISVIPEIIQYRPYPKDSNVEGIDSYKMMEPHAVHYQGLLEEHDENRVFISLPDYIKKLRDRNCAPRNAALVIMVTMLICLWVLYTTSGQQTWQKAKGWVIPAPAKLKKPFWRLW; encoded by the exons ATGCTGGAGCTCAGGTCGTTTAGTCCTGTACGCCGCAGTCTTGACTTTACGCCATTTTGTTCAGAGATGGAATTACCAAGCAATTTTTACGAATACCACTTCAGACGTCTTGGTGCTGAGATCTGTACTATTGTGTTATCAGCATTCTCCCCCAAAGAGGAACACCAGGCTCCTCGAACGTCCCCGTGGCTAAGAGACTATCCGGAAGAATTCATCAGATATGTTGAGCTTGTAGCTCATATGGACGCACGCGCAGGGAAATGGGAGAGACTCCTTCGTGATAGGGGTGAGAGGACGAACCTTCTTCAAGCTATCATTTTCAAGGCTCTTGACAATCGAGTCTTTTCACGGCTGTTGTTTGGAGCCAGTTCCAAGCATGATGAGACATTGCATAATTCCGATATTGCACTCATCAATGAAGAAG CGAGCAGAGGGGAGCCCGACTTGTTTTGGAGACAGGTCGACAAGCTAGCCACCGAGGTTTACTTTCTGTTACTCCCCGTCTACGAGTTCACGGTCAGTTTTGATGGCTATGAACCTATTTCCAAAACGAAGTTGTATCAGCTACTGCACGATGTTATTTCATACGCAGGTTGGCTCAGCGTAGGACTTCGCATGTCAtcagccatcttctcatTCAACTGGCTCATACCTGGTGAGCTGTACGCACTGAACCAAGTGAGCACCTGTCAACAGGCGTACCAGGCTTCAAAGGAGGCAGCTCAGCAGCATGATATGCGGTTACAGGAGCAGAGACCtgaaagagagaaaatgAGCTCCATGGCCAGAGTCAAGATATCGGTCATTCCAGAGATCATTCAATACCGGCCATATCCTAAGGACTCGAATGTCGAGGGCATTGACTCTTACAAAATGATGGAGCCGCATGCGGTACATTATCAAGGATTGCTAGAAGAACACGATGAGAACAGGGTATTCATCAGCTTGCCAGACTACATCAAGAAGCTACGGGATAGAAATTGCGCACCACGCAACGCTGCCCTGGTCATAATGGTCACTATGTTGATCTGTTTGTGGGTTCTTTATACCACCTCGGGGCAACAAACCTGGCAGAAAGCCAAGGGATGGGTGATTCCGGCGCCTGCCAAGCTTAAGAAACCATTCTGGAGACTATGGTAG